Part of the Mycolicibacterium mengxianglii genome is shown below.
AGTCCCTTGGATCCAAGCCGGATCGATGTTCGCAAAACGCGGTCGCAGGGGAGCCTACGGAAACGCTCTGACGAGCATCGACTTTCTGCTCAGTGCTTGTCGGTCCGCATCACCTTGGTGCGCAGCACCGACTCGTTCAGGCTGAGCTGACGGTCGAGCTCGGACACCGTGGCGGGCTCGGCCTTCACGTCGATGACGGCATAGATGCCCTCAGCGTGCTTGGCGATCTCGTAGGCCAGGCGGCGCCGGCCCCAGATGTCCACCTTGTCGACCGATCCACCGTCTTTGCGGATGACGTTGAGGAACGTCTCCAGCGACGGGGAAACGGTGCGCTCGTCGAGAGTGGGGTCAAGGATGACCATGATTTCGTATGGACGCATAAGGAACCCATCACCTCCTATGGTCGTGTACGGCCACGGTATTTCCGTGACAGGAGGGTCGCCTGCGTCGGCAACCGGCTTAGGTTACAGGAAAACCGCTGGTGAACCGAAATCGTCGCAGTTCACCTGCCGTCACCCAGCAGTTGTCACGGTACCGGCCGGGGCGAAGCTGACCTGGGGCCCTCCGTGACCGGAGGCGACCCGATGGTGGCCACGCCACCTCATTAAT
Proteins encoded:
- the rpsF gene encoding 30S ribosomal protein S6 yields the protein MRPYEIMVILDPTLDERTVSPSLETFLNVIRKDGGSVDKVDIWGRRRLAYEIAKHAEGIYAVIDVKAEPATVSELDRQLSLNESVLRTKVMRTDKH